Proteins encoded by one window of Acuticoccus sp. MNP-M23:
- a CDS encoding ATP-binding protein: protein MIALIATGVVLSTAFRETVEERFDETLNVYLSILIGQLADPNTGTIQQAMPTLGDPRFMLPLSGWYWTVLDVDKQTILMASDSLAGDVVVIPEAMRTLAPGAVYQGYVTGPTSEPLRAVAQKIAIEDGQWLLAMVSGDSSSIAEDTAVFAARLAIFLGIFAAILVAITFIQWRVSLRPLHSLRREIEAVQDGAAARVGTEYPREIAPMAEALNTLIDTNRATLERARRHVGNLAHALKTPLSVMMNDAASDTTPLARSVREQTQIMQRQLRYYLERAQMAAKERMIGASTDVESALERLYRAMSRLGERRGIDVSLEISEPLKFAGERQDFEEIVGNLVDNGLKWAKERVLIAVVPAKTTLMGRANMMRVTIEDDGPGLTVEQRRRAMARGQRLDQSKPGSGLGLSIVSELVELYGGTLDLESSPLGGLKVVITLPRG, encoded by the coding sequence GTGATTGCGCTGATTGCGACGGGAGTCGTTCTTTCGACCGCGTTCCGCGAGACCGTGGAGGAGCGGTTCGATGAGACACTTAACGTCTATCTCTCGATCCTGATCGGACAGCTTGCCGACCCCAACACCGGAACGATCCAGCAGGCGATGCCGACCCTGGGCGACCCCCGTTTCATGCTGCCGCTTTCAGGCTGGTACTGGACGGTACTGGACGTGGATAAGCAGACTATTCTGATGGCGTCCGATAGTTTGGCTGGTGACGTGGTGGTCATCCCAGAAGCGATGCGGACGCTTGCACCGGGCGCAGTCTACCAAGGGTACGTGACCGGGCCGACCAGCGAACCGCTGCGCGCAGTGGCGCAGAAGATTGCCATTGAAGACGGGCAGTGGCTGCTTGCGATGGTGAGCGGAGACTCGTCCAGCATCGCCGAAGATACTGCCGTTTTTGCAGCCCGGCTCGCGATCTTTTTGGGTATCTTCGCGGCGATCCTCGTGGCGATCACCTTCATTCAGTGGCGCGTCAGTCTGCGGCCGTTGCATTCGTTGCGCCGTGAAATCGAAGCGGTGCAGGATGGGGCCGCAGCCCGTGTCGGCACGGAATATCCCCGCGAGATCGCGCCTATGGCCGAAGCCCTGAACACGCTGATCGACACGAACCGCGCGACGCTTGAGCGCGCGCGGCGCCATGTTGGCAACCTTGCCCATGCGCTGAAGACCCCGCTCAGCGTGATGATGAACGATGCCGCGAGTGACACGACCCCGCTTGCCCGCTCGGTGCGCGAACAGACGCAGATCATGCAGCGGCAGCTGCGCTACTATCTGGAACGGGCGCAGATGGCGGCAAAGGAGCGCATGATCGGCGCGTCGACGGATGTGGAAAGTGCGCTGGAGCGATTGTATCGCGCCATGTCACGACTTGGTGAACGCAGGGGGATCGACGTTTCTCTGGAAATTTCGGAACCGCTGAAATTTGCTGGTGAGCGTCAGGATTTTGAGGAGATTGTCGGCAACCTGGTCGACAACGGGCTGAAGTGGGCCAAGGAGCGCGTTTTGATTGCGGTGGTCCCGGCGAAGACCACGCTGATGGGCCGGGCCAACATGATGCGCGTGACGATTGAAGATGACGGACCGGGTTTGACCGTGGAGCAGAGGCGCCGCGCCATGGCGCGCGGGCAGCGGCTGGATCAATCGAAGCCGGGGAGCGGGCTTGGCCTTTCGATCGTGTCGGAACTTGTTGAACTTTATGGCGGAACGCTTGACCTGGAAAGCTCCCCACTGGGGGGGCTCAAGGTCGTGATCACGCTGCCGCGCGGTTGA
- a CDS encoding GlsB/YeaQ/YmgE family stress response membrane protein has product MDLNGVGWLTAIIVGALAGWIAEKLMKSDMGLFANIILGIIGAAALNFVLALLDIQIGYGWIAFLIAGVIGACALIGITRAVRGR; this is encoded by the coding sequence ATGGACTTGAATGGCGTGGGTTGGCTGACAGCCATCATCGTGGGCGCACTGGCAGGCTGGATTGCCGAAAAACTGATGAAGTCCGACATGGGCCTCTTCGCCAACATCATCCTCGGCATCATCGGCGCTGCGGCCCTGAACTTCGTCCTTGCGCTGCTCGATATTCAGATCGGCTATGGCTGGATTGCCTTCCTCATCGCAGGCGTGATCGGTGCATGCGCGCTGATCGGGATCACGCGGGCCGTCCGCGGCCGGTAA
- a CDS encoding response regulator transcription factor: MRLLVVEDDRDLNRQLCEALKKADFVVDTAFDGEEGHFLGDTEPYDAVILDLGLPELDGISVLERWRDAKRTMPVLVLTARDRWSDKVAGIDAGADDYVSKPFHMEEVLARVRALIRRSAGVASNDFRCGPVHLDARASRVTVDEQPVKLTSHEYRVLAYLMLHQGRIVSRTELTEHLYDQDFDRDSNTIEVFVGRLRKKLQTDVIETVRGLGYRITPPQNA, from the coding sequence ATGCGTCTGCTCGTTGTGGAAGACGACCGCGATTTGAACCGACAGCTCTGCGAAGCGCTGAAAAAGGCCGACTTTGTTGTCGACACCGCCTTTGACGGGGAGGAGGGGCACTTCCTCGGTGATACCGAGCCCTACGATGCGGTTATCCTCGATCTCGGCCTGCCGGAGCTTGACGGGATCTCCGTGCTGGAACGCTGGCGGGATGCCAAGCGGACAATGCCTGTCCTGGTGCTGACGGCGCGTGACCGCTGGAGCGACAAGGTTGCCGGCATCGATGCCGGTGCGGACGATTACGTCTCCAAGCCGTTCCATATGGAAGAGGTGCTGGCCCGGGTTCGTGCGCTGATCCGTCGGTCCGCCGGCGTGGCGAGCAATGATTTCCGGTGCGGCCCGGTGCATCTGGACGCGCGGGCAAGCCGGGTGACGGTGGATGAGCAACCCGTCAAGCTGACCTCCCATGAATATCGTGTGCTTGCATACCTGATGCTTCACCAAGGGCGCATCGTGTCGCGGACCGAGCTGACGGAACACCTTTACGATCAGGATTTTGACCGCGATTCCAATACGATCGAGGTCTTTGTCGGCCGCCTTCGAAAGAAGCTCCAAACCGATGTGATCGAGACAGTTCGCGGACTGGGTTACCGGATCACGCCGCCACAGAATGCTTAA
- a CDS encoding TIGR02594 family protein, with protein sequence MSERAPWLEYLSNHLGLREIAGPKHNPLIVEWGQQSGIGWWTNDEDAWCAVAVNGALVNSGYPSTRSALARSFTRYGTRLEKPVRGAIVVFPRGSNPLYGHVGIVETVNANGTVTVVNGNVSNEVRRSVFRSASILPDGIRWPPGAMPPLEAGAHQSDLPLGVRVLRHGSRGKDVEALQRDLNVLGYGLETDGDFGARTRDAVMRFEARRSLTADGAADPAMLAALSTAVSDRKERTARRKTAAAAASPIAGAGAVVTAGALAQTGVQIGRDVQSLNDGTVFGLVMAFLVVAAIGGVLLWRFALRRAEGPAREDGL encoded by the coding sequence ATGTCTGAGCGTGCGCCGTGGCTTGAGTATTTGTCAAACCACCTGGGCTTGCGGGAAATTGCAGGGCCAAAACACAACCCACTGATTGTGGAGTGGGGCCAGCAGTCGGGGATCGGCTGGTGGACCAATGACGAGGACGCGTGGTGCGCCGTCGCCGTAAACGGTGCGCTCGTCAACAGCGGTTATCCCTCGACGCGCTCCGCGCTTGCCCGCTCCTTCACGCGGTATGGCACACGGCTTGAAAAGCCGGTTCGTGGTGCCATCGTGGTGTTTCCGCGAGGCTCGAACCCGCTTTACGGGCATGTGGGCATTGTGGAGACGGTGAACGCGAACGGAACCGTGACTGTCGTCAACGGCAACGTCAGCAATGAGGTGCGACGCTCGGTGTTTCGGAGCGCCTCGATCCTGCCGGACGGGATTCGCTGGCCTCCCGGCGCAATGCCGCCTCTGGAAGCCGGTGCGCACCAAAGCGATCTGCCGCTGGGTGTTCGGGTCCTGCGGCACGGATCTCGCGGCAAGGATGTGGAGGCGCTGCAGCGCGATCTCAATGTTCTCGGCTACGGCCTCGAAACAGACGGCGATTTTGGCGCTCGGACGCGCGATGCGGTGATGCGGTTCGAGGCTCGGCGTAGCCTGACTGCCGATGGTGCTGCGGACCCGGCGATGCTGGCGGCGCTCAGCACGGCGGTGTCGGACCGCAAGGAGCGGACCGCCCGGCGCAAGACAGCAGCCGCTGCCGCAAGCCCGATTGCCGGTGCCGGTGCAGTGGTGACTGCCGGTGCCCTTGCGCAGACCGGCGTGCAGATCGGGCGGGATGTTCAGTCCCTCAACGACGGCACCGTTTTCGGGCTGGTCATGGCTTTCTTGGTTGTGGCGGCGATTGGCGGGGTTCTGTTGTGGCGGTTTGCGCTGCGTCGTGCCGAAGGGCCGGCGCGGGAGGACGGGCTTTGA
- a CDS encoding valine--tRNA ligase, with protein sequence MFDKTYDASDIEPRIRDVWEGADAFKAGAGAARDAETYCIVIPPPNVTGSLHIGHALNNTLQDILIRYHRMKGLDVLWQPGTDHAGIATQMVVERQLAAAGEPSRREMGREAFLERVWQWKAESGGAIKTQLDRLGASCDWSRERFTMDEGLSEAVLAVFVRLHKQGLIYRDKRLVNWDPGLRTAISDLEVESREIKGELVHFRYPLADATFDPEDPSTFIVVATTRPETMLGDTAVAVHPDDERYRALVGKDVILPLVGRRIPIVADYYSDPEKGSGAVKITPAHDFNDFEVGKRHKLSLINILDADAAIRIDGNAEFLEGLDATTLAALIEALEGTDRYAARKWVKAAMEEGGYLQMVEANVHQVPYGDRSGVAVEPFLTDQWYVNAKRLAEPALAAVRDGRTKFVPENWTKTYYDWMENIQPWCVSRQLWWGHQIPAWYGPDGKIFVERSEAEVRSSAEVHYGGDIVFAERDEALAAWERGDDGATVIYRDEDVLDTWFSSALWPFSTLGWPDRTPELRKYYPTSVLSTGFDIIFFWVARMMMMGMHFLNQVPFDTVYIHALVRDEKGAKMSKSKGNVIDPLELADEFGADALRFTLAAMAAQGRDVKIAKARVQGYRNFATKLWNATRFAQMNECKLVEGFEPDKAETTLVRWILTEASRTETEVRGAIEAYRFNDAAASVYRFTWNTFCDWYLELVKPVLTGPDGPAKTETRQATAAVIDQILKLLHPFMPFLTEELWALTAENAGLKRDRLLAHAPWPIASFEDEGAAGEVNFVVDLIATVRSVRAESNVPAALEAPIVVVGGTASHDAWLGRHEEAIKRLARASAVETAGFAPPNAAQAVVGDVVACIPLEGIVDLAAERARLAKEAARLEKELGKIDGRLSNPRFMEKADADTIAEQRGKRDDTAARLEKIHAAIDRLDPAQ encoded by the coding sequence ATGTTTGACAAGACTTACGACGCTTCTGACATTGAGCCGCGGATCCGCGACGTCTGGGAAGGTGCTGACGCCTTCAAGGCGGGTGCCGGCGCCGCGCGAGATGCCGAGACCTATTGTATTGTGATCCCGCCGCCCAACGTGACGGGCTCGCTTCACATCGGGCATGCGCTCAACAACACCCTCCAGGACATTCTGATCCGCTATCACCGGATGAAAGGGCTCGACGTGCTCTGGCAGCCGGGCACCGACCATGCGGGTATTGCAACGCAAATGGTGGTGGAACGCCAGCTTGCAGCCGCCGGTGAACCCAGCCGGCGGGAGATGGGGCGTGAGGCGTTCCTGGAGCGTGTCTGGCAGTGGAAGGCCGAATCCGGCGGGGCGATCAAGACACAGCTCGATCGGCTGGGGGCCTCGTGCGACTGGTCGCGCGAGCGGTTCACCATGGACGAAGGCCTGTCCGAAGCGGTGCTCGCCGTCTTCGTGCGGCTGCACAAGCAGGGGCTGATCTACCGCGACAAGCGGCTGGTGAACTGGGACCCGGGCCTGCGCACCGCAATTTCCGACCTCGAGGTCGAATCGCGCGAGATCAAGGGCGAGCTGGTCCACTTCCGGTATCCGCTGGCTGACGCCACATTCGACCCAGAAGACCCCTCCACCTTCATCGTCGTCGCGACCACGCGGCCCGAGACGATGCTGGGTGACACCGCCGTTGCAGTCCATCCGGACGACGAGCGCTATCGCGCGCTGGTCGGCAAGGACGTGATCCTGCCGTTGGTGGGGCGCCGCATTCCCATTGTTGCCGATTACTATTCCGATCCGGAGAAGGGATCGGGCGCGGTGAAGATCACGCCTGCGCACGATTTCAATGACTTTGAGGTCGGCAAGCGCCACAAGCTCTCGCTCATCAACATTCTGGACGCCGACGCTGCCATCCGGATCGACGGAAACGCCGAGTTTCTGGAGGGGCTCGATGCGACGACCCTTGCCGCGCTGATCGAAGCCTTGGAAGGCACGGACCGCTATGCCGCCCGCAAATGGGTCAAGGCGGCGATGGAGGAGGGCGGCTACCTCCAGATGGTGGAAGCAAACGTCCATCAGGTGCCTTACGGGGATCGCAGCGGCGTGGCCGTCGAGCCGTTCCTGACCGACCAGTGGTATGTGAACGCCAAGCGTCTGGCGGAGCCTGCCCTTGCCGCCGTCCGCGACGGGCGGACCAAGTTCGTCCCCGAAAACTGGACCAAGACCTATTATGACTGGATGGAGAACATTCAGCCGTGGTGCGTGTCACGTCAGTTGTGGTGGGGCCACCAGATCCCCGCTTGGTACGGCCCCGACGGCAAGATCTTCGTGGAGCGCTCCGAGGCGGAGGTGCGCTCGAGCGCGGAAGTGCACTATGGCGGCGACATCGTGTTTGCCGAGCGCGACGAAGCACTGGCAGCCTGGGAGCGAGGCGACGACGGCGCGACGGTGATTTACCGTGACGAGGATGTGCTCGACACATGGTTCTCGTCCGCGCTGTGGCCGTTCTCGACGCTCGGCTGGCCCGATCGCACGCCCGAACTGCGCAAATATTATCCCACCAGCGTCCTCTCCACGGGCTTTGACATCATCTTCTTCTGGGTCGCCCGGATGATGATGATGGGCATGCACTTCCTCAACCAGGTCCCGTTCGACACGGTCTACATCCACGCCCTCGTCCGTGACGAGAAGGGCGCAAAGATGTCGAAGTCGAAGGGCAACGTGATCGACCCGCTCGAACTTGCCGACGAGTTCGGTGCCGACGCGCTGCGCTTTACGCTCGCCGCAATGGCAGCGCAGGGCCGCGACGTGAAAATTGCGAAGGCGCGCGTTCAGGGCTACCGCAACTTTGCCACCAAGCTCTGGAACGCGACCCGTTTTGCGCAGATGAACGAGTGCAAGCTCGTCGAAGGCTTTGAGCCAGACAAGGCTGAAACGACGCTGGTGCGCTGGATCCTGACAGAGGCCAGCCGGACGGAAACTGAGGTGCGCGGCGCCATCGAGGCCTATCGCTTCAACGATGCGGCGGCGTCCGTCTACCGGTTCACCTGGAACACCTTCTGCGATTGGTATCTGGAGCTGGTGAAGCCGGTCCTGACAGGGCCGGACGGGCCAGCCAAGACCGAGACGCGCCAGGCCACTGCTGCGGTAATCGATCAGATCCTCAAGCTGCTCCACCCGTTCATGCCGTTCCTCACCGAGGAGCTCTGGGCGTTGACCGCCGAGAATGCCGGCCTCAAGCGCGACCGGCTTCTGGCCCATGCCCCGTGGCCCATCGCAAGCTTCGAGGACGAGGGCGCGGCAGGGGAGGTCAACTTCGTGGTCGACCTCATTGCGACTGTTCGTTCCGTGCGGGCGGAGAGCAACGTGCCCGCGGCCCTTGAGGCACCGATTGTGGTGGTTGGCGGCACGGCCAGTCACGATGCGTGGCTGGGCCGGCATGAAGAGGCGATCAAGCGGCTGGCGCGTGCGTCTGCCGTGGAGACCGCAGGGTTCGCACCGCCCAATGCGGCGCAGGCAGTGGTTGGCGACGTGGTTGCCTGTATCCCGCTGGAAGGGATTGTCGATCTGGCCGCAGAGCGTGCGCGTCTTGCCAAGGAAGCGGCGCGCCTCGAGAAAGAGCTAGGCAAGATTGACGGGCGTCTGTCCAACCCGCGCTTCATGGAGAAGGCCGACGCCGACACCATCGCGGAGCAGCGCGGAAAACGTGACGATACGGCCGCCCGCCTCGAAAAGATCCATGCCGCCATCGATCGGTTGGACCCCGCCCAATAA
- a CDS encoding methyltransferase domain-containing protein: MQVATEQKWSTATYSKNARFVSDLGANVLELLAPQPGERILDLGCGDGVLTRQIADAGASVLGIDPAEDFVANTRALGVDAEVMRGEALTFDREFDAVFSNAALHWITDADAVIAGVHRALKPGGRFVAEFGGHGNVAAIVTALRALADRYGIDDKLADPWFFPTPDQYSEMLEEGGFVVERAALLPRPTPLPSGLTGWIETFRAPFFRAAGSRAERVLHELEALLSPSLRDHKGEWTADYVRLRFIAHKK, from the coding sequence ATGCAAGTCGCGACCGAGCAGAAGTGGTCGACCGCCACTTATTCGAAAAATGCACGTTTCGTCAGTGATCTGGGCGCAAACGTGCTTGAGCTTCTGGCACCGCAGCCGGGTGAGCGGATCTTGGACCTTGGCTGTGGCGATGGCGTTCTGACAAGGCAGATCGCCGATGCGGGCGCATCGGTTCTGGGCATCGACCCCGCCGAAGACTTTGTCGCGAACACGCGGGCCCTCGGCGTCGATGCCGAGGTGATGCGCGGCGAAGCGCTGACGTTTGACCGCGAATTCGATGCCGTGTTCTCCAATGCGGCGCTGCACTGGATCACCGATGCTGACGCGGTGATTGCTGGCGTTCACCGCGCGCTGAAACCCGGCGGACGCTTTGTGGCGGAATTTGGCGGGCACGGGAACGTGGCCGCAATCGTGACGGCGCTCCGGGCGCTTGCGGACCGCTACGGCATCGACGACAAGCTCGCCGACCCGTGGTTCTTTCCGACGCCGGATCAATATTCCGAAATGCTCGAAGAGGGTGGCTTTGTGGTCGAACGCGCAGCGCTCCTTCCGCGCCCAACGCCGCTGCCAAGCGGTCTTACCGGCTGGATCGAGACGTTCCGCGCGCCGTTCTTCCGAGCCGCTGGCTCACGGGCGGAGCGGGTATTGCACGAGCTGGAAGCGCTGCTGTCGCCGTCGCTGCGGGACCACAAGGGCGAGTGGACCGCAGATTACGTGCGGCTTCGCTTCATCGCGCACAAGAAATGA
- a CDS encoding DUF2793 domain-containing protein, producing MSNSLNLELPYVAGGQAQKHVTVNDAFRRIDSVVQLTVEDRDQTAPPVSPQEGERHVVAAPASGAWAGQEFNVAAYQDGAWVFFEPREGWLAFSRSEQALILFNGTSWEIFTAVGAAQTASIFGVNGTADTSKRLQVFSEGVQFAPDGTTGNPTGNVRVYVNKTGVAGTAAHIFQRGYSGRAEFGLLGSDDFSLKVSDDGNTFTEAFAVGAADARVDFSQLPAIGGSDALLLSFATRADAAAASIPAAVNHIEVRGYSAENDGGGARYFRVGSLPADGLGFGNASAGFWSLLGDTVTAKQAGAAGNGATNDTGALIRAFTSGRNVYLDTGTYYVTDQLTSGAIYQRVFGAGRGKAVIKVDNQFRMNAAGVIKLSHSFTSLEDFTIDFDQSSASSRATLIQYPAAVNLVDRTRVRLARLRFQRAYNGVLADGNCGGAIFDDVECGSFNIGFKVAGSLDTVELRNCRVWPYDFAGSAVLYGIYSDGATYGFRIGECDDLKMTNCTPFRSRILFEKTGTKAPFGTVNGLALDGRYSSIEMQDGQITISGLYASTDVANDKFIFQTGGSLAISDFRFSTNTISNVPMVHVAGLEASCLIQNGRALMGASATAEGFLVAAGKLTVSNVSFSLNPTVTRATAACIRQAADGQLTAFGNTVNGPSTGSGRFIWVQTDGHHSVFGNDSNGWALDFPALRTLGTYGPNHDGNALRLDTVLAVGPVDSGSEGGELRLDGAGSNAAIRVDNSAGNARFFTLGAGKSLKVISADGTGSLYGNRLEFSGGLALGRGASDELSSVSLGEFALSSVTSGSNNLAIGRGAFSSMTSGNGNIAIGQSAGLSSTSGTGNVFCGSRAGSTMTTESGSTLVGFKAGEFISGGGNNTAVGRTTFSNISGSLTNATALGFNATVQGSNQVQLGNSATTTYAYGAVQNRSDARDKTDVRDTVLGLEFVRALRPVDFRWDYREDYLRPADAEGDWEAPAPGSMARLRYHHGFLAQDVETLIGATGCDFGGYQDHAINGGNDVKSLGYEELLAPLVKAVQELCVRLDALEACDENEQD from the coding sequence ATGTCGAACAGCCTTAATCTGGAATTGCCCTATGTTGCGGGCGGTCAGGCGCAGAAGCATGTGACGGTGAATGATGCGTTCCGTCGCATCGACTCGGTGGTTCAGCTCACCGTTGAGGACCGCGACCAAACTGCACCGCCGGTGTCGCCGCAGGAGGGGGAGCGCCATGTTGTGGCGGCCCCGGCTTCCGGCGCGTGGGCGGGCCAGGAATTCAACGTCGCCGCGTATCAGGACGGTGCGTGGGTCTTCTTCGAGCCGCGGGAAGGCTGGCTGGCATTCTCCCGCTCCGAACAGGCGCTTATCCTGTTCAACGGTACCAGCTGGGAGATCTTTACCGCAGTTGGCGCAGCGCAGACGGCGTCGATCTTCGGCGTGAACGGGACGGCGGACACCAGCAAGCGCCTTCAGGTGTTTTCGGAGGGTGTGCAGTTTGCCCCGGATGGCACCACGGGCAACCCGACGGGCAATGTGCGGGTCTACGTGAACAAGACCGGCGTTGCCGGCACAGCGGCGCACATTTTCCAGCGCGGCTACTCGGGGCGTGCGGAATTCGGCCTGCTCGGCTCGGATGATTTTTCGCTGAAGGTCTCGGACGACGGCAACACCTTCACCGAAGCATTTGCTGTTGGTGCGGCGGATGCGCGGGTCGATTTCTCGCAGCTGCCGGCAATTGGCGGCAGCGACGCGCTTCTTCTCAGCTTCGCCACGCGGGCCGACGCTGCGGCAGCCTCGATCCCGGCGGCGGTGAACCATATCGAGGTGCGCGGCTACAGCGCCGAGAATGACGGTGGTGGTGCGCGCTACTTCCGCGTTGGATCGCTGCCGGCGGACGGGCTTGGGTTCGGCAACGCCAGCGCGGGTTTCTGGTCTCTCCTGGGCGATACCGTGACGGCCAAGCAGGCTGGCGCTGCCGGCAATGGCGCAACGAACGACACCGGGGCGCTGATCCGCGCGTTCACCTCTGGCCGCAACGTCTATCTCGATACCGGCACATATTATGTGACCGACCAGCTTACGTCCGGAGCCATCTACCAGCGTGTGTTCGGGGCCGGTCGCGGCAAGGCCGTGATCAAGGTCGACAACCAGTTCCGGATGAATGCGGCGGGTGTGATCAAGCTGTCGCATTCTTTCACGTCGCTCGAAGACTTTACGATCGATTTCGACCAGTCGAGCGCATCGTCTCGCGCAACGCTGATCCAGTATCCGGCGGCGGTGAACCTCGTTGACCGGACGCGGGTGCGCCTCGCCAGGCTCCGCTTTCAGCGCGCCTACAACGGTGTGCTGGCCGACGGAAACTGCGGCGGCGCGATTTTCGACGACGTCGAGTGCGGGTCTTTCAACATCGGTTTCAAGGTTGCCGGGTCGCTCGACACCGTGGAGCTGCGCAACTGCCGCGTGTGGCCGTATGATTTTGCAGGTTCCGCGGTTTTGTACGGGATCTACAGCGACGGGGCGACCTACGGCTTTCGCATTGGTGAATGCGACGACCTGAAGATGACCAACTGCACGCCGTTCCGCTCGCGGATCCTGTTTGAGAAAACCGGGACGAAGGCGCCGTTCGGCACGGTTAACGGATTGGCACTCGACGGGCGCTACTCCAGCATCGAGATGCAGGATGGCCAGATCACGATTTCCGGTCTCTACGCTTCGACGGACGTTGCCAACGACAAGTTCATCTTCCAGACGGGCGGCTCGCTCGCGATTTCCGACTTTCGCTTTTCGACCAATACGATCTCCAACGTGCCGATGGTGCATGTGGCCGGGCTGGAGGCGAGCTGCCTGATCCAGAACGGACGTGCGCTCATGGGGGCAAGTGCCACCGCCGAGGGCTTCCTGGTGGCTGCAGGCAAGCTCACGGTTTCCAATGTGAGTTTCAGTCTCAACCCGACGGTGACGCGCGCCACCGCGGCGTGCATCCGGCAGGCTGCTGACGGGCAGCTGACGGCATTTGGCAATACGGTGAACGGGCCGAGCACCGGGTCGGGCCGATTCATCTGGGTGCAGACTGATGGCCACCATTCGGTCTTCGGCAACGACTCGAACGGGTGGGCGCTCGATTTTCCCGCCCTGAGGACCCTCGGGACATATGGGCCCAACCACGACGGGAATGCCCTGAGGCTGGACACCGTCCTTGCGGTCGGCCCGGTGGATTCCGGCTCAGAAGGTGGCGAACTGAGGCTCGATGGCGCGGGGAGTAACGCGGCTATCCGGGTCGATAACTCGGCCGGCAATGCGCGCTTCTTCACGCTGGGTGCCGGCAAGTCCCTCAAGGTTATCTCGGCGGACGGGACGGGGTCGCTTTACGGCAATCGGCTTGAGTTCTCGGGCGGGCTTGCCTTGGGGCGCGGCGCATCCGACGAGCTCTCGTCGGTGTCCCTGGGAGAATTCGCGCTGTCGTCGGTCACAAGCGGATCGAACAACCTGGCGATCGGGCGAGGTGCGTTTTCATCCATGACATCCGGCAACGGCAATATTGCAATCGGACAGAGCGCCGGTCTGTCATCGACGAGCGGGACGGGCAACGTGTTTTGCGGCTCACGCGCTGGCTCGACCATGACGACCGAGAGCGGGTCGACGCTCGTCGGCTTTAAGGCTGGTGAGTTCATATCCGGCGGGGGCAACAACACGGCGGTCGGTCGCACCACGTTTTCCAACATCTCCGGCAGCCTCACCAACGCCACCGCGCTGGGTTTCAATGCGACCGTGCAGGGGTCCAACCAGGTTCAGCTGGGCAATTCGGCCACCACCACATACGCCTACGGTGCCGTTCAGAACCGCTCGGATGCCCGCGACAAGACCGATGTGCGCGACACGGTTCTGGGCCTCGAATTCGTGCGTGCGTTGCGGCCGGTGGATTTCCGCTGGGACTACCGGGAGGATTATCTGCGCCCGGCTGATGCAGAGGGTGACTGGGAGGCCCCGGCGCCGGGAAGCATGGCACGGCTGCGCTACCACCACGGCTTTCTGGCGCAGGACGTGGAAACGCTGATCGGCGCAACCGGCTGCGACTTCGGTGGCTATCAGGACCACGCGATCAATGGTGGCAACGACGTAAAGTCTCTTGGCTACGAGGAGCTTCTGGCGCCGCTGGTGAAGGCTGTTCAGGAGCTTTGCGTGCGCCTCGACGCGCTGGAAGCGTGCGACGAGAACGAGCAGGACTGA
- a CDS encoding DUF2155 domain-containing protein has translation MMARTGLILALAFAATAAAAEPIENPVATFSGLDKVTGRIISFDVYVNETVQFGALRVTPRTCQTQPPTEEPNTMVFAEVDEITLDSKIRRIFTGWMFAASPGLNAVEHPVYDVWLKNCSVTSDVAPPAGFDEAEYAQDEMGVIQRPAGWFPLPPRRPFRQTAADEPIDLNLIED, from the coding sequence ATGATGGCGCGCACAGGCCTCATCCTCGCGCTGGCGTTCGCTGCGACGGCCGCCGCCGCCGAGCCGATCGAGAACCCGGTCGCCACATTTTCCGGGCTCGACAAGGTGACCGGGCGGATCATCTCGTTCGATGTCTATGTCAACGAGACGGTGCAGTTCGGGGCGTTGCGCGTGACGCCGCGCACCTGTCAGACCCAGCCGCCCACCGAAGAGCCGAACACTATGGTGTTCGCGGAAGTGGACGAGATCACGCTGGACTCGAAGATCCGCCGGATCTTCACCGGCTGGATGTTTGCCGCAAGTCCTGGCCTGAACGCCGTCGAGCACCCGGTTTACGATGTCTGGCTGAAGAATTGCTCGGTGACGTCCGACGTTGCGCCGCCGGCCGGGTTCGACGAAGCCGAGTATGCGCAGGACGAAATGGGCGTGATCCAACGGCCGGCAGGCTGGTTTCCGCTTCCGCCGCGCCGTCCCTTCCGCCAAACAGCGGCGGATGAACCCATCGACCTCAACCTGATCGAAGACTGA